In Glycine soja cultivar W05 chromosome 10, ASM419377v2, whole genome shotgun sequence, the genomic stretch AACGAAGATGCAAAGTTGATGGATCGCAGATTTTGCGTACCTCCTGAGCGGGAGGTAGTTCGACTCTTCTGGATCTCTGTCGCGACATAACGAAGATGACGCTCTCTTAGTGCTCTTGCGaatggaaaaattaaaaatgtgaaaaagaaaaaaaaaatgttgtatttATAGAAGGACTATTTTGAGGATTTAGACTTTCTTTAGGGActgaattgaaaataaaaaaagttttcttAAACAACCTCAGAGGTTAGGGATAAGGTATACGAAGATGAGTAGCAAAGGGTTGCTGAGAGGAGCTTCGTTAACTGCAAACGCAGTGTGGCATAGAAGCAGTTTCTTCCCAAAGGTAACGGTTAGCGTCCACCGCAAGTTGGTGAAATTTCGAAGCTTCTCATTAACCACCACTTGCTCCTCTCTTCTACCTCCGGATTTGCCGCGTTTGGCAAAAACGGCTCAAATTTCACTTACCCCAAACGAGGTATTTCTTTGCTTTCTGttctttccctttctttctaattatgaatgtgtttttgtttaatatatatgaatttcaaagattaataaaaatgttGTTGCAGGTTGAAGAAATTGCTCCCAAAATTCAACAAGTTATAGAATGGTAAGTCAAAACCCCTCTCTTTCAAAGATTATTAATACTTAATAGTACAGAGCAATTGAGAGGTagcatgaaattttgattaCTACTGAGCGTGTTGGATCAGTTGGTGTGAGATTATTCCAGTTTATCGTTTCAATCCCGGGCATGCAGTATTTGAGAAAAATGAACAGCTTGTTAGTGGATTTTTGAGGCATTTTGTTTCTGACAGGAGATTTGTTTTTGTGGAGATTGTGTTTGCAGTGAGCAAAACTTTTGAATTTGGATTGAATTGTCTTGTGTGGCAGGTTTGGACAGCTTCAGGGTGTTGATCTTGAAAGTGTTGAACCCTCAATCAGAGCAGGT encodes the following:
- the LOC114370539 gene encoding glutamyl-tRNA(Gln) amidotransferase subunit C, chloroplastic/mitochondrial-like encodes the protein MSSKGLLRGASLTANAVWHRSSFFPKVTVSVHRKLVKFRSFSLTTTCSSLLPPDLPRLAKTAQISLTPNEVEEIAPKIQQVIEWFGQLQGVDLESVEPSIRAETENNLRDNDPETFDHRDALIASVPSYEEPYIKVPRVLSMD